A genomic region of Candidatus Desulfatibia profunda contains the following coding sequences:
- a CDS encoding sigma-54-dependent Fis family transcriptional regulator, with the protein MRKILIIDDDDQLRKSFDKLLTEEGYQVICAASGEAGLNMVPAENPDLVILDMRLPGMNGFETFQAIHKIEPKLPVIIMTAYGTTETAIEATKLGAFDYILKPFDIPDMLTVITKALEAGRFMRSPVDMNVSPDKASREAIIGRSHPMQEVYKAIGRVAPTDATVLIRGESGTGKELVARAVYQHSLRADKPFLVINCVAIPETLLESELFGYEKGAFTGATHRRMGKIEQAHGGTIFLDEIGDMPLNLQAKMLRLLQERSIERLGGRQTIPVDVRVIAATNRDLETAITDGRFREDLYYRLKVVTIRLPLLHERPEDIPLLAEYFLTRFATEAGMGNPGITEGAKALLAKHPWPGNVREVSNIIQKALIFNRGAPLSAEDIDQAVREKSPFTNGRKEDRDHMLRQLVRQELAAKSGDNLFDACMDHFASIVISEALNLCGGNRSQAAKLLGISRPTLHSKIEKYGLKIETAVKEDAT; encoded by the coding sequence ATGAGAAAAATTCTGATCATTGACGACGACGACCAACTGCGCAAAAGCTTTGACAAGCTTTTGACCGAAGAGGGCTATCAAGTGATCTGTGCTGCATCCGGGGAAGCGGGTCTCAATATGGTACCGGCGGAAAATCCGGACCTGGTTATCCTGGATATGCGCCTGCCGGGAATGAACGGGTTTGAAACCTTCCAGGCCATTCATAAAATAGAACCCAAGCTTCCGGTGATTATCATGACCGCTTACGGCACCACCGAAACCGCCATCGAAGCCACCAAGCTGGGCGCTTTCGACTATATCCTCAAACCCTTTGATATTCCCGACATGCTGACCGTCATCACCAAGGCCCTGGAAGCCGGCCGCTTCATGCGCTCGCCGGTGGATATGAACGTATCCCCGGATAAAGCCTCGCGGGAAGCCATCATCGGCCGCAGCCATCCCATGCAGGAGGTCTACAAGGCCATCGGTCGGGTCGCTCCCACGGATGCCACGGTTCTTATCCGGGGTGAATCCGGTACCGGCAAAGAACTGGTGGCGCGGGCGGTCTATCAGCACAGCCTGCGGGCCGACAAACCCTTTCTGGTGATCAATTGTGTCGCCATCCCTGAAACGCTGCTGGAAAGCGAACTGTTCGGTTACGAAAAGGGAGCCTTTACCGGCGCCACCCATCGCCGCATGGGAAAAATTGAGCAGGCCCACGGCGGTACGATCTTTTTAGATGAAATCGGCGACATGCCGTTGAATCTTCAGGCCAAAATGTTAAGACTGCTTCAGGAAAGAAGCATTGAACGCCTGGGCGGACGCCAGACTATCCCGGTGGATGTGCGCGTGATTGCCGCCACCAACCGCGATCTTGAAACGGCGATTACAGACGGCCGCTTCCGTGAGGACCTTTATTACCGCCTCAAGGTGGTTACTATCCGTCTGCCGCTGCTGCACGAACGACCGGAAGATATCCCGCTTTTGGCAGAATATTTCCTTACCCGTTTTGCAACCGAAGCCGGTATGGGCAATCCCGGGATTACCGAAGGAGCCAAAGCATTACTCGCCAAACATCCCTGGCCGGGCAATGTTCGCGAAGTTTCGAATATTATCCAGAAAGCGCTGATCTTTAACCGCGGCGCACCGCTTTCGGCCGAAGATATCGACCAGGCCGTCCGTGAAAAGAGTCCTTTCACTAACGGCCGCAAGGAAGATAGGGATCACATGTTGCGTCAACTGGTGCGCCAGGAACTGGCCGCCAAAAGCGGCGATAACCTGTTTGACGCCTGCATGGATCATTTTGCCAGTATCG